Proteins found in one Motilibacter aurantiacus genomic segment:
- a CDS encoding AMP-binding protein, whose amino-acid sequence LVALGVEPGDRVSIMSRTRYEWTLLDFAVWAAGGVPVPVYETSSAEQVAWILSDADVRLAVVETSAHAAVTESV is encoded by the coding sequence CCCGGCGACCGGGTGTCGATCATGAGCCGGACGCGCTACGAGTGGACGCTGCTCGACTTCGCGGTCTGGGCGGCCGGTGGCGTCCCCGTCCCGGTCTACGAGACGTCGTCCGCCGAGCAGGTGGCGTGGATCCTGTCCGATGCCGACGTGCGGCTGGCCGTCGTCGAGACGAGCGCGCACGCCGCCGTGACGGAGTCGGTC